In Hemiscyllium ocellatum isolate sHemOce1 chromosome 20, sHemOce1.pat.X.cur, whole genome shotgun sequence, one genomic interval encodes:
- the LOC132825266 gene encoding cytoglobin-2-like — translation MSELTEADKANIRVVWEKLAADPEGNGRTVVLRLFTDYPETKKYFQHFKDISTQEEMQKSAQIKRHGKTVMNKLTSIFEKLDDWAAVCTILDTMAERHVHKHKVEVYNFQIIFNLIVTIMGESLGSSFTPEIRESWVKTFNIIYNYLEDCYKKYGATF, via the exons ATGAGTGAGCTGACTGAAGCGGACAAAGCCAACATCCGTGTGGTGTGGGAGAAGTTGGCTGCGGATCCTGAGGGAAACGGCAGGACTGTGGTTCTGAG GTTGTTCACAGATTATCCTGAAACGAAAAAGTACTTTCAGCATTTTAAGGACATTTCAACCCAGGAAGAAATGCAAAAATCAGCTCAGATCAAAAGACATGGCAAGACAGTGATGAACAAACTGACGAGCATCTTTGAAAAATTGGATGATTGGGCTGCAGTCTGCACCATTCTGGATACCATGGCAGAAAGGCATGTTCACAAACATAAAGTGGAGGTCTACAACTTTCAG ATTATATTTAATTTAATTGTTACGATCATGGGCGAATCATTGGGGAGCAGTTTTACACCAGAGATCCGTGAATCCTGGGTGAAGACCTTCAATATCATTTACAATTATCTTGAAGATTGCTACAAGAAATACGGAGCTACATTCTAA